A genome region from Hydrogenoanaerobacterium saccharovorans includes the following:
- the tuf gene encoding elongation factor Tu: MAKAKFERTKPHINIGTIGHVDHGKTTLTAAITKTLAMKGQAHYEAYDMIDKAPEERERGITINTSHVEYETDNRHYAHVDCPGHADYVKNMITGAAQMDGAILVVSAADGPMPQTREHILLSRQVGVPYIVVFMNKADQVDDPELLELVEMEIRELLSSYDFPGDDTPIIKGSALQALEAPDDISNPAYAPILELMAAVDSYIPTPERKSDLPFLMPVEDVFTITGRGTVATGRVERGQIKIADEVEIIGLQDEKMKSVVTGIEMFRKLLDYAEAGDNIGALLRGVQRTDIQRGQVLCKPGTIHPHTKFRGQVYILKKDEGGRHTPFFNNYRPQFYFRTTDVTGVVALDQGVEMCMPGDNIEMDVELITPIAIEEGLRFAIREGGRTVGSGVVIKINA, from the coding sequence ATGGCTAAAGCAAAATTCGAACGTACCAAACCCCATATTAACATTGGTACTATCGGTCACGTTGACCACGGTAAAACCACTTTGACTGCTGCTATCACAAAGACTCTGGCAATGAAAGGTCAGGCTCATTACGAAGCTTATGACATGATTGATAAGGCTCCCGAAGAGAGAGAGCGCGGTATTACAATTAACACTTCTCACGTTGAGTACGAGACTGACAACCGTCACTACGCTCACGTTGACTGCCCGGGACATGCTGACTACGTTAAAAACATGATCACTGGTGCTGCTCAGATGGACGGTGCTATCCTTGTTGTATCTGCTGCTGATGGTCCTATGCCTCAGACTCGTGAGCACATTCTGCTCTCCCGTCAGGTTGGCGTTCCTTACATCGTTGTATTCATGAACAAAGCTGATCAGGTTGACGATCCTGAGCTCCTTGAGCTCGTTGAGATGGAAATCCGTGAGCTGCTTTCTTCTTACGACTTCCCCGGCGATGATACTCCTATCATCAAAGGTTCTGCTCTTCAGGCTTTGGAAGCTCCAGACGATATCAGCAACCCTGCTTATGCTCCTATTCTTGAGTTGATGGCAGCTGTTGACAGCTACATCCCAACTCCTGAGAGAAAATCCGATCTGCCCTTCCTGATGCCTGTTGAGGACGTATTCACCATCACTGGTCGTGGTACTGTTGCAACTGGTAGAGTTGAGCGTGGTCAGATTAAAATCGCTGATGAAGTTGAGATTATTGGTCTGCAGGACGAGAAGATGAAGTCTGTAGTTACAGGTATCGAGATGTTCCGTAAACTCCTCGATTACGCTGAGGCTGGCGACAACATCGGTGCTCTTCTCCGTGGCGTTCAGAGAACTGACATTCAGCGTGGACAAGTTCTCTGCAAACCCGGCACCATTCATCCCCACACTAAATTCCGTGGTCAGGTTTACATCCTGAAAAAAGATGAGGGTGGCCGTCATACTCCGTTCTTCAACAACTACAGACCTCAGTTCTACTTCAGAACTACTGACGTTACCGGTGTAGTTGCTTTGGATCAGGGCGTTGAAATGTGCATGCCTGGCGATAACATCGAGATGGATGTTGAGCTCATCACTCCTATCGCTATTGAAGAGGGTCTGCGTTTCGCTATCCGTGAGGGTGGACGTACCGTAGGTTCTGGCGTAGTTATCAAAATTAACGCTTAA
- a CDS encoding ribose-phosphate pyrophosphokinase: MTQQLEAQDIFNSESRVAPLGIIATESSRELVQKIDAHLVTWANSGGIARDTFIVDSECPRFSSGDGKGIIKSTIRGDDLFFVVDVGNYNCKYNMFGKQNSMSPDDHFQDLKRLIQAASGKAHRINVIMPLLYGSRQHRRSYRESLDCAVALQELQNMGVSNIITFDAHDPRVQNATPLMGFDNVMPSYQVLKAFFRDIKDINFDRERFMVVSPDEGAMSRNMYYASVLGVDLGMFYKRRDYSRVVNGRNPIVAHEYLGTSVEGKDVFIADDIISSGESMLDIAYELKKHKANRIFGYATYAIFTNGLEAFDKAYEQGIIAGVFGTNLTYRTEELLQREWFHEVDVSKYIAYFVAAINHDVSVSTIIDPHEKIKMLLAKRKNQK, from the coding sequence ATGACCCAACAGCTTGAGGCACAGGATATTTTTAATTCGGAGAGTAGAGTAGCTCCACTTGGCATCATAGCCACAGAGAGTTCACGTGAATTAGTGCAAAAGATTGACGCACATCTTGTTACATGGGCAAATAGTGGCGGAATTGCACGCGATACATTCATTGTAGATAGTGAGTGTCCGCGTTTTTCTTCGGGTGATGGCAAAGGCATTATTAAATCCACTATTCGAGGCGATGATTTATTCTTTGTTGTAGATGTAGGCAACTACAACTGCAAATACAATATGTTTGGCAAACAAAACTCAATGTCTCCCGATGACCATTTTCAAGATTTGAAACGTTTGATACAGGCGGCAAGCGGTAAAGCACATCGCATTAATGTTATTATGCCCTTGCTTTACGGCAGCAGGCAGCATCGCCGCAGCTACCGCGAATCTCTTGATTGTGCTGTAGCACTGCAAGAGCTTCAAAACATGGGTGTTTCAAATATCATTACGTTTGATGCACATGACCCTCGTGTGCAGAATGCAACGCCGCTGATGGGCTTTGACAACGTAATGCCGAGTTATCAAGTGCTGAAAGCATTTTTCCGCGATATAAAGGATATTAATTTTGACCGTGAGCGTTTTATGGTTGTAAGCCCCGATGAAGGTGCCATGAGCCGTAATATGTACTATGCGTCGGTTTTGGGTGTTGACCTTGGCATGTTCTACAAACGCCGCGACTACTCACGCGTGGTGAATGGACGCAACCCGATTGTAGCTCATGAATATTTAGGTACTTCGGTTGAAGGCAAAGATGTATTTATTGCAGATGATATTATTTCATCCGGCGAATCGATGCTTGATATTGCCTACGAGCTGAAAAAACACAAGGCAAACCGTATTTTTGGCTATGCTACTTACGCTATTTTTACCAACGGGCTGGAAGCCTTTGATAAGGCTTATGAGCAAGGCATTATTGCCGGCGTGTTTGGTACAAACCTCACTTACCGTACAGAAGAACTTTTACAGCGTGAATGGTTCCACGAAGTGGATGTTTCAAAATATATTGCTTATTTTGTTGCTGCTATCAATCATGACGTTTCGGTCAGCACAATCATCGATCCTCATGAAAAGATAAAGATGCTGTTAGCAAAAAGAAAAAATCAAAAATAA
- a CDS encoding DeoR/GlpR family DNA-binding transcription regulator: MISLTSPQFIAIPAERKKRILEYIEDNGSAQIKELSVSFSVSEATIRRDLSELHEEGLIERTHGGAILSGTKTIAELIHSPNLNVQLDNKKAIAEHVSSMIADGESVFLDAGSTTYQIAKCLTNHRNLTIVTYDLYIANTVNFHSSATLIVTGGIKKEGRNLLTGALTVDFMRNIHVDKAILSVDAVDVDFGVSDSDYVQAGVKRLIVGAGDKVFLAVDHTKFGKAQFAKICDLNEIDLVITDDGLDSVYRQRMDRDKIRYHLATK; the protein is encoded by the coding sequence ATGATTTCCCTTACAAGCCCACAGTTTATTGCAATTCCGGCTGAAAGAAAAAAACGAATTTTGGAGTATATTGAAGATAACGGCAGCGCGCAAATAAAAGAGTTATCGGTTTCGTTTTCTGTTTCTGAAGCAACCATCCGCCGTGACCTATCTGAATTACACGAAGAAGGGTTAATTGAACGCACGCATGGCGGTGCTATTTTATCCGGCACAAAAACGATAGCAGAACTAATTCACTCACCGAATCTAAATGTTCAATTAGATAATAAAAAGGCGATTGCAGAGCATGTATCCTCAATGATTGCAGATGGAGAAAGTGTCTTTTTAGATGCAGGTTCTACCACCTATCAAATTGCAAAATGCCTGACGAATCATCGTAACCTTACAATTGTGACCTACGATTTGTATATTGCAAATACTGTTAATTTTCACTCATCTGCAACTCTGATTGTGACAGGCGGCATCAAAAAAGAAGGGCGAAATTTGCTTACCGGCGCGCTTACAGTAGATTTTATGCGGAATATTCATGTAGATAAAGCGATTTTGTCGGTTGATGCGGTTGACGTAGATTTCGGAGTATCCGATTCTGATTATGTGCAAGCTGGCGTAAAAAGATTGATTGTAGGAGCAGGAGATAAAGTGTTTTTGGCAGTTGACCACACAAAATTTGGTAAGGCGCAGTTTGCTAAAATATGCGATTTAAATGAAATTGATTTGGTGATTACGGATGATGGGCTCGATTCTGTGTATAGGCAGCGTATGGATCGTGATAAAATCCGTTACCATTTAGCTACAAAATAG
- a CDS encoding vitamin B12-dependent ribonucleotide reductase has translation MKIGKNGLTVLEKRYLVKDEEGKMIETVEGLFDRVANAIADADLHFDSKADTKQTAKEFRNMMTELEFLPNSPTLMNAGRPLGQLSACFVLPVGDSMEEIFEAIKQAALIHKSGGGTGFSFSRLRASGSTVKTTGGVASGPVSFMRVFNMATEAVKQGGTRRGANMGILRVDHPDILQFIDCKKDNADITNFNISVGVTEEFMEAALKGEDYPLYDPRTKLEIGKLNAQEVFDKIVDNAWRNGEPGIIFLDRLNRDNVVPSQGEIESTNPCGEQPLLPYESCNLGSINLLSVLKMDKDGTYVIDYEKLKRIVNTAVHFLDNVIEVNRYPLELIDKTTKATRKIGLGVMGWADMLLRMGIAYNSDEAVVLAEKVMGFINENGRKASHELAKTRGSFPLFSESVFASGAPLRNATVTTIAPTGTLSILAGCSSGVEPVFAFAYIRNVMDNTEMIETNPILKQVLVERGIYSDKLMKEIIAEGSLQHLPEIPEDIKRVFVCSHDISPMHHIKMQAAFQRHTDNAVSKTVNFTHDATREDVREAYIQAYKLDCKGVTIYRDGSRDSQVLNIGSVQKDSGADKSSAKYVTNITPRPRPEAVNGMTERMKIGCGNLYVTVNYDENGICEVFTNTGKAGGCPSQSEATARLASVALRSGVSVDEVIDQLKGIRCPSTIRQPGMKCTSCPDAMAKIIRRVADYQKLTMQNTDANQIPPIEKITKQMEADAERYQKLAKFCPECGAEMEHEGGCVSCRSCGYSKCN, from the coding sequence ATGAAGATTGGTAAAAATGGTTTAACTGTTTTAGAAAAACGGTATTTGGTAAAAGATGAAGAAGGCAAAATGATAGAAACAGTTGAAGGGTTGTTCGACCGTGTAGCAAACGCAATTGCGGACGCTGATTTGCATTTTGATTCGAAAGCGGATACAAAACAAACCGCAAAAGAATTCCGCAATATGATGACGGAGCTGGAATTTCTGCCGAACTCCCCAACACTGATGAATGCAGGCAGGCCTCTGGGGCAGCTTTCTGCATGCTTTGTTCTCCCGGTGGGGGATAGCATGGAAGAGATTTTTGAAGCGATTAAGCAGGCTGCGCTCATTCACAAATCCGGCGGCGGTACAGGCTTTTCATTTTCCCGCCTGAGAGCTTCGGGCAGTACGGTTAAAACTACCGGCGGCGTGGCATCGGGGCCTGTCAGTTTTATGAGGGTATTCAATATGGCAACCGAGGCAGTAAAGCAGGGCGGCACGCGCAGGGGCGCCAATATGGGCATATTGCGTGTTGACCACCCGGATATTCTGCAGTTTATCGACTGTAAAAAAGACAATGCAGATATTACGAATTTTAATATCTCTGTGGGTGTTACCGAAGAATTTATGGAGGCTGCATTGAAAGGCGAGGATTATCCCCTGTATGACCCCAGAACAAAACTGGAAATCGGCAAGCTGAACGCGCAAGAGGTGTTTGATAAAATTGTAGACAATGCTTGGAGAAATGGCGAGCCGGGAATCATCTTTCTTGACCGCCTCAATCGCGATAATGTTGTGCCCTCGCAAGGTGAAATTGAAAGTACCAATCCGTGCGGTGAGCAGCCGCTGTTGCCGTATGAATCATGTAATCTCGGTTCTATCAATCTTCTTTCTGTGTTAAAAATGGACAAGGACGGCACCTACGTTATAGATTATGAGAAGTTAAAACGTATTGTAAATACAGCAGTGCATTTTCTTGATAACGTCATTGAGGTGAATCGGTACCCGCTGGAGCTGATAGATAAAACCACCAAAGCTACCCGAAAAATAGGGCTTGGCGTTATGGGCTGGGCAGATATGCTGTTAAGAATGGGGATTGCCTATAACTCGGATGAAGCTGTTGTTCTTGCTGAAAAGGTTATGGGCTTTATAAACGAAAACGGCAGAAAAGCGAGCCATGAACTTGCAAAAACGCGCGGCAGCTTCCCGTTGTTTTCTGAAAGTGTATTTGCAAGCGGTGCTCCTTTGCGAAATGCCACGGTAACAACGATTGCGCCTACGGGTACATTGTCTATTTTGGCAGGCTGCTCTTCGGGTGTCGAGCCGGTATTTGCATTTGCATACATCCGCAATGTAATGGATAATACGGAGATGATTGAAACCAATCCCATTTTGAAGCAGGTGCTTGTGGAACGGGGCATCTATTCCGATAAGCTGATGAAAGAGATTATTGCGGAGGGTTCTTTGCAACATCTCCCCGAAATCCCGGAAGACATCAAACGAGTTTTTGTCTGTTCGCATGACATCAGCCCGATGCATCATATTAAAATGCAAGCAGCATTTCAGCGCCATACCGACAATGCTGTATCAAAAACCGTCAACTTTACGCACGATGCAACCCGTGAGGATGTACGAGAAGCTTATATCCAGGCATATAAGCTGGATTGTAAGGGCGTTACCATCTACCGCGACGGCAGCCGTGACAGCCAAGTTCTCAACATCGGTTCTGTACAGAAAGATTCCGGTGCTGATAAATCCTCTGCAAAATATGTTACCAATATCACGCCGCGTCCACGCCCAGAAGCTGTAAACGGTATGACAGAGCGTATGAAAATTGGCTGCGGTAACCTGTATGTTACCGTTAATTACGATGAAAACGGTATCTGCGAAGTATTTACCAACACCGGTAAGGCAGGAGGATGCCCGTCCCAATCTGAAGCCACTGCACGTTTGGCATCCGTTGCACTGCGTTCGGGTGTAAGTGTGGATGAAGTGATTGACCAGTTAAAAGGCATTCGCTGCCCGTCAACCATCCGCCAACCGGGTATGAAGTGTACCTCTTGCCCCGATGCTATGGCGAAAATCATCCGTAGGGTTGCCGATTATCAAAAATTAACAATGCAAAACACAGATGCAAACCAAATACCACCGATTGAAAAAATTACAAAACAGATGGAAGCAGACGCAGAGCGTTACCAAAAACTTGCAAAATTCTGCCCCGAATGCGGTGCAGAAATGGAGCATGAGGGCGGTTGTGTATCCTGCCGTTCCTGCGGTTATTCAAAATGCAACTAA
- a CDS encoding epoxyqueuosine reductase, whose translation MNCRAGQRLPAGAKSILVCLFPYYVGDYPNRNLSRYAIVDDYHTITRKLLNKAVDILRKEFPEHSFESFIDSSPVREVYAGYLAGLGFIGKNGQLITEDYGSYCFIGEIVSTLELPAAIPSVKTCGACSLCINACPNGAIGKKGRINTAECRSQITQKKGELSAFEQQSIVQGGFAWGCDICTDVCPFNRNPKSTPINDFYCNIVPILTLDNYSELYKTRAYGWRGASMLERNLRLISGHSQVR comes from the coding sequence ATGAACTGCCGTGCAGGGCAGCGACTGCCTGCTGGGGCAAAAAGCATACTTGTCTGTTTATTCCCTTATTATGTAGGCGATTACCCCAACCGTAATCTTTCGCGTTATGCCATAGTGGATGATTACCATACCATAACCCGAAAACTTCTAAACAAAGCAGTTGATATTCTGCGTAAGGAGTTCCCTGAGCACAGCTTTGAAAGTTTTATCGACAGCAGCCCTGTACGCGAAGTATACGCGGGGTATTTGGCAGGGCTTGGATTCATAGGTAAAAATGGACAGCTTATTACCGAAGATTACGGCTCATATTGTTTTATAGGAGAAATTGTTTCAACACTTGAGCTGCCTGCTGCCATTCCGTCGGTAAAAACCTGCGGTGCATGTTCGCTTTGCATAAACGCTTGCCCAAATGGTGCTATTGGCAAAAAGGGCAGGATAAACACGGCAGAATGCCGTTCGCAAATCACGCAAAAAAAAGGTGAGCTTTCTGCTTTTGAACAACAAAGCATCGTGCAAGGCGGTTTTGCCTGGGGGTGCGATATCTGCACCGATGTTTGCCCGTTTAACCGCAACCCAAAATCTACCCCTATTAACGATTTTTATTGTAATATTGTGCCTATATTAACTTTAGATAATTACAGTGAATTATACAAAACGCGTGCCTATGGTTGGCGCGGGGCAAGCATGTTGGAGCGCAACCTCAGGCTTATCAGCGGTCATTCACAAGTACGGTAG
- a CDS encoding lipid II:glycine glycyltransferase FemX — MEILSKEQYNEYEAFASSHPQSCFTQSIKWRDVKSNWGYEVVVSRNDAGKIVGGCAVLIQKIPFIGTSFLYSPRGPVCDLHDKAVLADLKHGIDELAKRYKAHMFKMDPDTLMTDTEFMKLALGMGFEHFAGPEGFETIQARFNYRLYIEGRTQEEVLASLTQKTRYNIRVAQKRGVEVRVVGEEYLDDFVRIMQTTGERDGFNVRPKSYFKRMLDALGENVRMYMAFYEDKPISGAITTNYAGKTCYVYGASDNIYRNVMPNYLVQWEMICWAIETGCSVYDFQGVSGILDESNHMYGLYRFKKGFNGQLDELIGEFNYIYNPAACKLTDLAIESKDKLNKIKRKLKGNS; from the coding sequence TTGGAAATACTGTCCAAGGAACAATACAACGAATATGAGGCTTTTGCGTCTTCGCATCCGCAAAGCTGCTTTACCCAGTCGATAAAATGGCGCGATGTAAAAAGTAACTGGGGTTACGAAGTGGTTGTATCGCGTAATGATGCAGGTAAAATTGTAGGCGGTTGCGCGGTGCTTATTCAGAAGATTCCTTTTATAGGCACTTCTTTTTTATATTCTCCCCGCGGGCCTGTGTGCGATTTGCACGATAAGGCTGTACTTGCCGATTTAAAACATGGTATAGACGAACTGGCAAAGCGCTATAAGGCACATATGTTTAAGATGGACCCCGATACCCTGATGACCGACACCGAATTTATGAAGCTGGCGCTCGGGATGGGTTTTGAGCATTTTGCAGGGCCCGAGGGCTTTGAAACCATACAAGCGCGTTTTAACTATCGCCTTTATATCGAGGGCAGAACGCAAGAAGAGGTACTGGCATCTCTTACACAAAAAACACGTTACAATATCCGTGTAGCGCAAAAGCGCGGGGTAGAAGTGCGCGTTGTTGGCGAAGAGTACCTGGACGACTTTGTGCGTATTATGCAAACTACCGGCGAACGTGACGGCTTTAATGTACGCCCCAAATCTTACTTTAAGCGTATGCTCGATGCACTGGGTGAAAATGTTCGCATGTATATGGCGTTTTATGAGGATAAACCTATATCGGGTGCCATTACAACCAACTATGCGGGCAAAACCTGCTATGTTTACGGCGCATCCGATAACATCTACCGCAATGTAATGCCAAACTATTTGGTACAGTGGGAGATGATTTGCTGGGCAATCGAGACAGGCTGCTCTGTTTACGATTTTCAGGGTGTGTCGGGTATATTGGATGAGAGTAACCACATGTATGGTTTATATCGCTTTAAAAAAGGCTTTAACGGGCAGCTTGACGAATTGATAGGTGAATTTAATTACATTTACAATCCGGCTGCTTGCAAGCTGACAGACCTTGCAATTGAATCAAAAGATAAATTGAATAAAATCAAGCGTAAACTGAAAGGTAACAGTTAG
- a CDS encoding aminotransferase class I/II-fold pyridoxal phosphate-dependent enzyme, whose amino-acid sequence MEKQTPLVKAVNEYLKRDAARFHMPGHKGFLMHREPNRFSDAYLYDITEVQGVDSLYEANGAIRETEEAFARIYGAKRTLLSAGGATLCIQTMLALVAREDGKIIAGRNLHTSALNAMALLGLSPIWVYPDQSAGCGMGGRLRPEDVRVELQKSPDVCAVYITSPDYFGILSDVEQIAKICRSYRVPLLVDNAHGSHLKFRKPSLHPIDLGADMCCDSLHKTMPVLTGGALLHIANERYIPAAKQRMSMFGSTSPNYLIMLSCDRCISYIEKGELLAEFEAVCGRVRALEELAEKKGFVLLDSKAGTRDYTKLVLSVYNWGISGSQFGERLRAGGIEPEYVSDMWAVLMASPENLGGDYRRVEKFLNAWDLPAVQSTSAQVVPRLEPAMSLRSAIFAPSEMVSIENSTGRIASAMVCPCPPGIPIVIPGEKIDDEAVKLLKTCGICCIKVVL is encoded by the coding sequence ATGGAAAAGCAAACTCCGCTTGTAAAGGCGGTAAACGAGTATTTAAAGCGCGATGCAGCTCGCTTTCACATGCCCGGGCATAAGGGCTTTCTGATGCACCGTGAACCCAACCGGTTCAGCGATGCTTACCTGTACGACATTACAGAGGTGCAGGGAGTAGACAGTTTATACGAAGCAAATGGTGCTATTCGAGAGACCGAAGAAGCTTTTGCCCGCATATACGGTGCCAAACGCACGTTGCTTTCTGCAGGCGGCGCAACATTGTGTATACAAACAATGCTGGCACTGGTAGCACGAGAAGACGGAAAAATCATTGCAGGCAGAAATTTGCATACATCTGCGCTTAATGCAATGGCGCTGTTGGGGCTCAGCCCAATTTGGGTTTACCCCGACCAAAGCGCGGGTTGTGGTATGGGGGGCAGGCTGCGCCCGGAGGATGTTCGGGTAGAGCTGCAAAAAAGCCCTGATGTCTGTGCCGTTTATATCACATCCCCCGATTATTTCGGTATCCTCAGTGATGTAGAACAAATTGCTAAAATATGCCGTTCTTATCGTGTGCCTTTGCTTGTAGATAATGCACATGGCTCGCATTTAAAGTTTCGCAAACCAAGCCTTCACCCTATCGACTTAGGCGCGGATATGTGCTGTGACTCGTTACATAAAACAATGCCCGTACTGACAGGCGGTGCATTGCTCCACATTGCAAACGAACGGTACATCCCGGCGGCAAAACAGCGTATGTCTATGTTTGGCTCCACCAGCCCCAATTACCTCATCATGCTCTCGTGCGACCGATGTATCAGTTATATTGAAAAAGGTGAGTTGCTGGCAGAGTTTGAGGCGGTGTGCGGCAGAGTACGGGCTCTCGAAGAGCTTGCAGAGAAAAAAGGTTTTGTTCTGCTGGATTCAAAAGCTGGTACACGCGACTACACAAAACTAGTGCTCTCAGTTTACAACTGGGGGATATCGGGCAGTCAATTCGGCGAGCGCCTGCGTGCAGGGGGCATTGAACCGGAGTATGTAAGCGATATGTGGGCAGTACTGATGGCAAGCCCTGAAAACCTCGGCGGCGATTACCGTCGAGTAGAAAAATTCTTGAATGCTTGGGATCTACCTGCAGTACAAAGTACCTCCGCACAAGTTGTCCCCCGTCTGGAGCCTGCCATGAGTTTACGCAGTGCCATTTTTGCGCCCAGCGAAATGGTCTCGATAGAAAACAGCACGGGGCGTATTGCCTCTGCAATGGTCTGCCCTTGTCCGCCGGGTATTCCCATTGTGATTCCCGGCGAAAAAATTGATGATGAAGCAGTGAAACTTTTAAAAACATGTGGAATTTGTTGTATAAAAGTGGTATTATAG
- a CDS encoding cyclic-di-AMP receptor, whose translation MKLILAIVSSDDGAIVSSELTKAGFSVTKLATTGGFLMSGNTTFLIGTDDDKVDTVMDIVGTYSKKRKQMVPSSASYGVGMCTSFPVEVTVGGATIFVLDVEKFEKL comes from the coding sequence ATGAAACTCATTCTTGCCATTGTATCCAGCGACGACGGTGCTATTGTTTCTTCGGAACTTACCAAAGCGGGCTTTTCGGTGACAAAGCTTGCTACCACCGGCGGATTTCTTATGAGCGGGAATACCACCTTCCTCATCGGTACAGATGATGATAAGGTAGATACGGTCATGGATATTGTTGGTACTTACAGCAAAAAGCGCAAGCAAATGGTTCCATCCTCCGCATCTTACGGTGTTGGTATGTGCACCTCCTTCCCGGTTGAGGTTACTGTAGGCGGTGCCACAATCTTTGTGCTGGACGTAGAAAAGTTTGAAAAACTGTAA
- a CDS encoding ATP-binding protein yields the protein MLDSFYGNNLAKTTLVLGWKDGRLPHAVLLEGESGSGKKTFAKIVAAAAVCSGKDKPCGICRHCKKAGQGVHPDIMLIDGAQSSKNVNVDAIRDIRASANIKPNEAERKVYILADAQNMTVQAQNALLKVLEEPPKGVMFILTCDNHSRLLETIVSRVTMLRIENPPISICAQVLHTLAPEHSEQEYLMAAEVFEGNIGKAAASFHDEGFIKIIESSKKIAYAAVRGTEYDLLAELAEFENDKEGFAACLKRVKIVFMDVIKRKYGGKKTPLGQCELDNYISALQCRRIVDIIEEMLRMMEQNMGYPLASAWLCSQIKNALR from the coding sequence TTGTTAGATTCATTTTACGGAAATAATCTTGCAAAAACAACGCTCGTCTTGGGATGGAAAGACGGGCGTTTGCCGCATGCAGTGCTTTTGGAGGGCGAGAGCGGCAGCGGTAAAAAAACATTTGCCAAAATAGTTGCAGCTGCCGCAGTATGTTCGGGTAAGGACAAGCCGTGCGGAATTTGCCGCCATTGTAAAAAAGCAGGGCAAGGGGTTCACCCCGATATTATGCTGATTGACGGGGCGCAATCATCCAAAAATGTAAATGTAGATGCCATACGTGATATTCGTGCCTCGGCAAATATAAAACCCAACGAGGCAGAGCGTAAAGTATATATTTTAGCAGATGCACAAAATATGACAGTGCAGGCACAAAATGCGCTGCTGAAAGTTTTGGAAGAACCGCCCAAAGGCGTAATGTTTATACTCACTTGCGATAATCATTCTCGCCTGCTCGAAACCATCGTTTCTCGCGTTACCATGCTGCGCATTGAAAACCCTCCCATCAGTATCTGCGCCCAAGTACTGCATACGCTAGCACCAGAACACAGTGAGCAGGAATATTTAATGGCAGCAGAGGTATTTGAAGGCAATATCGGTAAAGCGGCTGCAAGTTTTCACGACGAAGGTTTTATTAAGATAATCGAATCTTCAAAAAAAATTGCATATGCTGCAGTTCGCGGCACAGAGTACGATTTACTGGCGGAACTTGCAGAATTTGAAAACGATAAAGAAGGGTTTGCAGCATGCCTTAAACGTGTTAAAATTGTGTTTATGGATGTTATAAAGCGAAAGTACGGCGGCAAAAAAACGCCGCTTGGTCAATGTGAACTGGATAATTATATCTCTGCATTGCAGTGCAGGCGAATTGTTGATATAATAGAGGAAATGCTACGCATGATGGAGCAAAACATGGGTTATCCGCTCGCTTCTGCGTGGCTTTGTTCTCAAATTAAAAATGCACTTCGATAA
- a CDS encoding PSP1 domain-containing protein — protein sequence MAEVIGVRFKNVGKVYYFDPDGQKMELGQRVIVETARGIECGEVAMPNRQVSDTDIVKPLKKVIRAANEEDLAQVERNKQREKQAFSICENKIAVHKLDMKLVDVEYTFDNNKILFYFTADGRVDFRDLVKDLASVFRTRIELRQIGVRDEAKMLGGLGICGKPFCCSTFLGEFQPVSIKMAKEQGLSLNPTKISGTCGRLMCCLKYEQEAYEDLLRRTPKQGAFVSTPDGRGTVVEVNLLTGMLKVKIEKSDGAARLYNKDQVKIIRDAQIRVDHDEAAALKDLEDK from the coding sequence ATGGCTGAAGTAATCGGCGTAAGATTTAAAAATGTGGGCAAGGTTTATTATTTTGACCCGGACGGGCAAAAGATGGAACTGGGCCAGCGCGTTATTGTTGAAACCGCACGCGGTATCGAATGCGGTGAGGTGGCAATGCCCAACCGTCAGGTAAGCGATACCGATATTGTAAAGCCGCTTAAAAAGGTGATTCGCGCTGCAAACGAAGAAGACCTTGCGCAAGTGGAAAGAAACAAACAACGCGAAAAGCAGGCTTTTTCTATTTGTGAAAATAAAATTGCCGTTCACAAACTGGATATGAAACTGGTAGATGTGGAATACACATTTGATAATAATAAAATACTATTTTACTTTACTGCAGACGGTAGAGTGGATTTTAGGGACTTAGTAAAAGATTTGGCATCGGTATTCCGTACCCGTATTGAATTGCGCCAAATTGGTGTACGTGACGAAGCAAAAATGCTGGGTGGTCTCGGCATTTGCGGCAAACCGTTTTGCTGCTCCACTTTTTTGGGGGAGTTTCAACCTGTATCCATAAAAATGGCAAAGGAGCAAGGCTTATCATTAAACCCCACTAAGATTTCGGGCACTTGCGGCAGGCTAATGTGTTGCTTAAAATATGAGCAAGAGGCATATGAAGACCTGCTGCGCCGTACACCAAAACAAGGCGCGTTTGTCAGCACACCCGATGGACGAGGTACGGTGGTAGAAGTGAATCTGCTTACCGGTATGCTCAAGGTGAAGATAGAAAAATCGGACGGTGCTGCCCGCCTCTATAATAAAGATCAAGTCAAAATCATTCGTGACGCACAAATTCGAGTAGATCATGATGAAGCCGCTGCGCTTAAAGATTTGGAAGATAAGTAG